The Aspergillus luchuensis IFO 4308 DNA, chromosome 7, nearly complete sequence genome has a segment encoding these proteins:
- a CDS encoding uncharacterized protein (COG:S;~EggNog:ENOG410PUGZ;~InterPro:IPR036465) → MLPSTDDIAKFISIAPEATEGKALFFLQEASSFDEALDRFYENRDRYSNVAAASRSDSRLQSDHADMRALPPSYESHISSVNGAERVPHKNVVTEAGDVRARDEQEMQNMLLDIQIKCQIYNTDIEPEHEASEFMACTCEIHQYRRRKVARLDVQEMWSKAVMYPGEKAYHDCYQSSVFSNNPYIRIPSAYGIAYTTLQRPDATRYTNSVRQTIALNVALNNKSQATIDAMEPQCDIWALDEPDNASATSSPVENKSAPAPSSIGPLKSSKLSNFRRALSISSLNKSSSKTEEMFTRARKLRREILEEENGRWPDLEWRRIVAAYQEKVGMKQKIAELRAKRPIQYLHMLRAGYFEPIPIAWATRASNPLKFRIDGLSGWRGITPAWRGYENTAEERLYWVLNHREGNTGPRMKPDMISALEMARARMATAVEPPPAYYSMDDTFRLQRLPESYSLQVMPPPFTPFDLPETATDNTMILLDVSGSMDFDPLRPLYTQYLVTGFARSNQPKNKDVAKAIIRRFTDAMSIHDQDLHGYQLVTFANKADYIGFINHSNFNDMWRNVKLGGGTRVMTGWQKIKDLHFQRHSESAIYHPVYGWQAGPRTPMLRLLLLLDGEATDMDEFELDLLGLSWVHVTIFLIGVDGCPHHHRHANELQRISEVNPHVSFVDAQGNAPERYITHELLKRHLGYDVPMAEFERLEHWPASAEPPMYQE, encoded by the exons ATGTTGCCATCAACAGACGATATCGCCAAattcatctccatcgccccAGAAGCCACTGAAGGGAAggctcttttcttcttgcag GAAGCGAGCTCTTTCGATGAGGCCCTTGATCGGTTTTACGAGAACCGGGATAGATACTCAAATGTCGCAGCTGCTAGCAGGTCCGACTCGAGGCTCCAAAGCGATCATGCTGATATGCGAGCATTACCCCCATCATATGAATCGCACATTAGCTCCGTGAACGGAGCAGAACGTGTTCCCCACAAAAATGTTGTCACCGAAGCCGGGGATGTTCGAGCTCGGGATGAG CAAGAAATGCAGAACATGCTTTTGGACATCCAAATAAAGTGTCAGATCTACAATACCGACATTGAGCCGGAACACGAGGCCAGTGAGTTCATGGCCTGTACGTGCGAAATCCATCAGTACAGGCGGAGGAAAGTTGCACGCCTCGATGTGCAGGAGATGTGGTCCAAAGCAGTGATGTATCCTG GAGAGAAGGCTTATCACGATTGTTACCAGTCGTCTGTTTTCTCTAATAATCCGTATATCCGGATCCCCTCTGCGTATGGTATTGCGTACACAACTTTACAACGTCCGGATGCAACACGATACACCAACTCCGTTCGGCAGACCATTGCCCTGAATGTGGCACTGAACAACAAGTCACAGGCCACAATCGATGCTATGGAGCCACAATGCGATATCTGGGCATTAGATGAACCGGACAACGCCTCGGCTACCTCAAGCCCCGTAGAAAACAAAAGTGCTCCCGCCCCAAGCAGCATAGGGCCATTGAAATCGTCCAAGTTATCGAACTTTAGGCGGGCTCTGTCCATCTCGTCATTGAATAAATCAAGCTCCAAAACAGAAGAAATGTTTACTCGCGCCCGAAAGCTCCGACGGGAAattctggaggaggaaaatgGTCGTTGGCCAGACTTAGAGTGGCGAAGAATCGTAGCCGCCTACCAAGAAAAGGTTGGCATGAAGCAGAAAATCGCCGAGTTACGAGCCAAACGCCCGATTCAGTATTTGCATATGCTTCGAGCAGGATACTTTGAGCCCATCCCAATAGCTTGGGCAACTCGCGCTTCAAACCCCTTGAAATTTCGCATCGACGGACTTTCTGGGTGGAGAGGTATTACTCCGGCTTGGAGAGGGTACGAAAATACGGCCGAGGAGCGGCTCTATTGGGTCCTGAACCATCGAGAGGGAAACACGGGGCCTCGCATGAAGCCAGACATGATATCCGCTCTGGAGATGGCTCGTGCGAGAATGGCCACAGCCGTTGAGCCACCCCCGGCTTACTACTCCATGGATGATACCTTCCGCCTTCAGCGTTTGCCAGAGAGTTACTCCCTGCAGGTGATGCCGCCTCCATTCACACCATTCGACCTCCCCGAAACAGCTACTGACAATACGATGATCTTACTGGACGTGTCTGGATCAATGGACTTTGACCCTCTTCGACCACTTTACACTCAATACCTAGTCACCGGGTTCGCCCGTTCTAACCAACCTAAGAACAAGG ATGTTGCCAAAGCAATCATCCGCCGATTCACGGATGCAATGTCCATCCATGACCAGGACCTTCATGGCTACCAGCTGGTTACCTTTGCTAACAAGGCCGATTATATCGGGTTTATCAACCACTCGAACTTCAACGATATGTGGAGAAATGTCAAGTTAGGGGGAGGAACACGCGTCATGACCGGCTGGCAGAAAATCAAGGATCTGCACTTCCAGAGACATTCAGAATCCGCTATCTACCACCCTGTCTATGGCTGGCAAGCAGGCCCGCGAACACCAATGCTGAGATTGCTACTGTTACTTGATGGCGAAGCAACAGACATGGATGAGTTTGAACTTGATCTGCTGGGTCTCTCTTGGGTCCATGTCACCATCTTTCTGATTGGAGTGGACGGGTGtccgcaccaccaccggcacgCTAACGAGCTGCAAAGGATCAGCGAAGTGAATCCACATGTCTCATTTGTGGACGCACAGGGCAATGCGCCGGAGCGTTATATCACGCATGAACTACTAAAGCGGCACCTGGGGTATGATGTGCCGATGGCGGAGTTTGAGCGACTGGAGCACTGGCCAGCAAGTGCAGAGCCACCAATGTACCAAGAGTAA
- a CDS encoding uncharacterized protein (COG:S;~EggNog:ENOG410Q2R9;~SECRETED:SignalP(1-28);~TransMembrane:4 (n10-23c35/36o51-79i193-215o235-264i330-348o)): MMVYVPSPHFLLSLFRILLNTFIPSAGGHPLLAQAHAIWRNGPTHSNNVLLVVPIILQIFMSGLVRYIVGHVLLSILILESVEKQALGSFPELRDKKAGPSSRQLFQTMATLYRTGNLRLLLNGIGSACSYWARHLCTKQILIRALFLPRPVAYVVASVLLAEDRFLWTARTILPRDQQRFVPNSRDRQRWKALVPATALHAVAESFMMHFPALFQSDLASSASTDVTKAHLSGIVGFEILVSGVMLAAQFLLLFPSFIALVLVQTSLLPSVCETLVSTLVNPGGQQQQRGRRVGEIFAAFNRVPLRVQEVVKIIGATYVLWCVELHAKMCLCLIGVSAVVLVAIYNMK, encoded by the exons ATGATGGTATACGTTCCATCCCCACACTTCTTGTTAAGTCTCTTTCGTATTCTGCTCAATACCTTTATCCCTTCCGCTGGAGGCCATCCGCTACTTGCACAAGCTCATGCGATATGGCGTAATGGACCTACACATTCCAACAATGTATTACTGGTGGTGCCTATCATTTTACAGATCTTTATGAGCGGCCTG GTCCGGTATATTGTTGGACATGTCTTGTTGTCTATTCTGATACTTGAAAGTGTGGAGAAGCAAGCTCTCGGCTCTTTTCCTGAGCTCAGAGACAAAAAGGCTGGTCCATCCAGTCGTCAACTATTCCAAACCATGGCCACCCTCTACCGCACGGGCAATCTCCGTCTCCTGTTGAATGGAATTGGCTCCGCATGCAGCTACTGGGCAAGGCACTTGTGCACGAAGCAGATATTGATCAGAGCATTATTCCTTCCTCGTCCGGTCGCGTACGTCGTAGCCTCGGTGCTGCTCGCTGAAGATCGTTTCTTGTGGACCGCGCGCACCATACTTCCGCGCGACCAGCAACGCTTTGTGCCGAACTCTCGCGATCGCCAACGATGGAAAGCTTTGGTGCCGGCCACAGCACTACATGCGGTGGCTGAATCATTCATGATGCATTTTCCTGCCCTATTCCAAAGCGACCTCGCCTCATCCGCTAGCACAGATGTCACAAAAGCGCACTTGTCGGGCATCGTGGGATTCGAGATCTTAGTGTCAGGAGTCATGCTCGCCGCACAgttcttgcttcttttcccttcgtTTATAGCGTTGGTTCTCGTTCAGACCAGTCTATTGCCGTCCGTCTGTGAGACGTTGGTCTCTACGCTGGTGAACCCAGgggggcagcagcagcagcggggCAGACGTGTTGGGGAAATATTTGCAGCGTTCAATAGGGTCCCACTTCGGGTAcaggaggtggtgaagatcatCGGAGCAACATATGTATTATGGTGTGTCGAATTGCACGCAAAGATGTGCTTGTGTCTGATAGGGGTTTCTGCTGTGGTGCTGGTCGCCATTTATAATATGAAGTGA
- a CDS encoding uncharacterized protein (COG:G;~EggNog:ENOG410PVW0;~InterPro:IPR020846,IPR011701,IPR036259;~PFAM:PF07690;~TransMembrane:12 (i33-50o74-96i103-120o126-150i162-184o196-216i255-274o304-321i328-344o356-379i391-410o422-442i);~go_function: GO:0022857 - transmembrane transporter activity [Evidence IEA];~go_process: GO:0055085 - transmembrane transport [Evidence IEA]) — MEMEKIEIEPRVVEASTGDNIDPALEKKLLRKLDWRVIPALWFLFLVSFMDRSNIGNAKIAGMSKELHLVGNDYNLAVTMFTVAYVIFGMPANLLVKKFGPKMLVLYMFTWGLFVMGQGLVKTASGLIACRFFMGMCEAGFVPGCAYLIGSYYKRDEFLRRYAIFFSANMAAGAFNGLFSSLLTPFNLDGYKGWRWLFLIESIITMGVSLICYWVVVPFPEDATFLTAEEKTLLLARLKADGGSVRDDPISFKRVVSMAADWKIWICVLAYLGAEESASSLVNFQPTILKDLGWTSRSAQEHTIPVYAVAFVLTLSCAWLSDHLRHRYVFTMIGSVLTIIGWSVELSHVQSAGVRYMGIFFVASGAFIMMSTIVVWLCVNLGKGVKRSVGMGLLPAFGNCGAFVSGNVFITSESPKYPTGFGVGLAFAVVAGLACTVYFFALQAENRRRDGQPAKEETSEMAPEADDLGDAHPDFRFQL, encoded by the exons atggagatggagaagatagAGATTGAACCACGGGTGGTGGAAGCCTCGACTGGCGACAACATCGACCCggctttggagaagaagctcctGCGCAAGCTGGACTGGAGAGTCATCCCCGCTTtatggtttcttttcttggtgTCCTTTATGGACCGATCGAATATCGG CAATGCGAAAATTGCAGGCATGAGCAAGGAATTGCACCTGGTCGGAAATGACTACAATCTGGCTGTCACAATGTTTACCGTCGCGTACGTCATTTTTGGCATGCCGGCAAATCTGCTGGTCAAAAAGTTCGGGCCGAAGATGCTGGTGCTGTATATGTTTACATGGG GTCTTTTCGTGATGGGCCAGGGTCTCGTCAAGACCGCGAGCGGACTTATCGCTTGTCGCTTTTTTATGGGAATGTGTGAGGCTGGGTTTGTCCCAG GCTGCGCATACTTGATCGGAAGTTACTACAAACGCGATGAGTTCCTTCGACGATACGCCATCTTTTTCAGTGCAAACATGGCCGCAGGAGCGTTTAACGGG CTCTTCTCGAGTCTTTTAACACCATTTAATCTGGACGGATATAAGGGATGGCGTTG GCTCTTTTTGATCGAGTCTATCATTACCATGGGTGTCAGCCTCATCTGCTACTGGGTTGTGGTCCCGTTCCCCGAAGACGCTACATTCCTGACGgccgaggagaagacatTGCTCCTTGCGCGCCTGAAGGCGGACGGAGGAAGTGTTCGCGACGACCCTATTTCGTTCAAGCGGGTGGTCAGCATGGCTGCTGACTGGAAGATATGGATATG CGTGCTGGCCTACCTTGGGGCCGAAGAGAGCGCCAGCTCTCTCGTAAACTTTCAGCCAACCATCCTGAAGGATCTTGGGTGGACTAGCCGCTCCGCTCAGGAACACACCATTCCTGTCTATGCCGTTGCCTTCGTCCTAACCCTATCCTGCGCCTGGCTGAGTGACCATTTACGACACCGATATGTATTCACTATGATTGGCTCCGTGTTGACCATTATCGGCTGGAGCGTCGAGCTTTCACATGTGCAATCTGCCGGCGTTCGCTATATGGGCATATTTTTTGTGGCATCCGGAGCATTCATCATGATGTCTACGATTGTGGTGTGGTTATGCGTCAACCTTGGCAAAGGCGTGAAGCGCAGTGTTGGAATGGGTCTGCTTCCTGCATTCGGCAACTGCGGTGCCTTTGTGTCTGGCAATGTTTTCATCACCAGTGAATCGCCAAAGTATCCGACAGGATTTGGTGTTGGGTTGGCCTTTGCGGTGGTGGCCGGGCTGGCGTGCACGGTGTATTTTTTTGCTTTGCAAGCGGAGAATCGCCGCAGGGACGGCCAACCGGCCAAGGAGGAAACATCGGAGATGGCGCCGGAGGCAGATGACCTCGGGGATGCCCATCCGGATTTCCGGTTTCAATTGTAG
- a CDS encoding uncharacterized protein (COG:S;~EggNog:ENOG410Q2K7;~TransMembrane:7 (o15-36i48-73o93-116i128-149o177-196i208-227o247-265i)) gives MAVSPLDVPNKGPEFVKVTAVLTCIAFVLVVCRLTWKGYVQGRFAVDDGIIAFSMAMQIVNTVMGDLACHYAFGRHKADIVRTGGNVVLALKYFWLFQIFYKLVLCLNKLSFLTFYLRVFPNRIFRTICWITIGLVLASTFGFVIATIFQCTPVRASWYKHIPKKCVQNAPFRWSWAGYNTAMDIWVCLLPLPVLAQLQLDRIRKIGVMLVFCMGLFVCVTSMIRMWAMEKSTTTTDPTWGSFDALLWSAIEASTGIICACLPFLKHPIQKVLPGLFGSLSNGSRKSRSRTRPSYRMSRLGSRSGNGTRNVDADICGDEDDSESVGSQGPIAKNQIIVKTGISMHSEAAYP, from the exons ATGGCGGTTAGTCCGCTGGATGTCCCAAATAAAGGCCCTGAATTTGTCAAAGTTACCGCCGTCTTGACGTGCATTGCATTCGTCCTGGTGGTCTGTCGCCTGACATGGAAGGGTTATGTCCAAGGCAGGTTTGCTGTAGACGATGGGATCATTGCGTTTTCAATG GCCATGCAAATCGTCAATACTGTTATGGGTGATTTAG CCTGCCACTATGCCTTTGGACGGCACAAAGCCGACATTGTCAGAACAGGCGGCAACGTTGTCCTTGCCTTGAAG TACTTCTGGctcttccagatcttctACAAACTTGTCCTATGTCTTAACAAACTTTCCTTTCTCACCTTCTACCTCCGGGTTTTCCCCAATCGCATCTTCCGCACGATCTGCTGGATTACCATCGGTCTCGTCCTCGCTAGCACATTCGGTTTCGTTATAGCCACCATATTCCAATGCACCCCCGTTCGTGCCAGCTGGTACAAGCATATCCCCAAGAAATGCGTCCAGAATGCTCCCTTCCGTTGGTCTTGGGCGGGTTACAATACGGCAATGGATATTTGGGTGTGTTTACTGCCGCTGCCGGTATTGGCGCAGCTACAGCTTGATCGAATCAGAAAGATTGGAGTCATGTTGGTGTTCTGTATGGGgctttttgtgtgtgtgacGAGTATGATTCGCATgtgggcgatggagaagagcaCGACAACGACGGACCCAACCTGGGGGTCGTTCGATGCGTTGCTATGGAGTGCCATCGAGGCTAGTACGGGAATCATCTGCGCTTGCTTGCCGTTCCTGAAACATCCCATTCAGAAGGTCCTGCCTGGTCTGTTTGGTTCATTGTCAAATGGGTCCAGAAagagtcggagtcggacgAGGCCGAGCTATCGGATGAGTCGATTGGGGTCCCGGTCGGGGAATGGCACGCGGAATGTTGATGCGGATATTtgcggagatgaagatgattcAGAGAGCGTCGGAAGCCAGGGGCCGATTGCGAAGAACCAGATCATCGTGAAGACGGGCATTTCCATGCACAGTGAAGCGGCATATCCATGA
- a CDS encoding uncharacterized protein (COG:E,H;~EggNog:ENOG410Q1KX;~InterPro:IPR012001,IPR012000,IPR011766,IPR029061, IPR029035;~PFAM:PF02775,PF02776,PF00205;~go_function: GO:0000287 - magnesium ion binding [Evidence IEA];~go_function: GO:0003824 - catalytic activity [Evidence IEA];~go_function: GO:0030976 - thiamine pyrophosphate binding [Evidence IEA]), translating into MSQETTVEAAPHTVADAFLEALAEAGIDYLFTVLGSDHPSIIEAYVRRQNDPARQYPKMVLFQHEFVAMSAADGYARMSHKPACVIAHVDVGTAALGQGLHNASSGRAPVVIFAGVAPSTLLGEAPGSRSEHVQWYQDIRDQAALVAPYSRFSAEIKSPHNVGSLVHRAVLMATTGSPGPVYLTATREILATPVPSPQTRLKPVPSCQLGSLSPQAVELIGSALLNAKSPLVVTGYLGRNHSAVQELIKLADTIHGLRVFDSELREVCFPATHPASVTRGTGAAPAVQTADVILVLDADVPWIPRRIHPSSEAVIFHIDLDPRKERMNMFDIGAAATFHADTGLALTQLNAHITSSSSLTDLQISWTDRREALRTAHAEGRARIDARATKLLETPDAPCSVDFLCSRIRELVPNDTIFVTDSVTNQVAMTEQLQLTRPGSHLTKGGSGLGWAGGASIGVKLATTRYDISNRPDVRVKSDTNSPFICNITGDGSFIFSVPSAVYWASHRYGCPFLTVILNNGGWNATRQCLVDVHPGGEAASLSSKELGISLVEDGPDYGGIAKAAANGNLWATRVRSVKELDEALREGVRVVVEEGRGAVVDVVVQ; encoded by the exons ATGTCACAGGAAACGACAGTTGAGGCCGCTCCCCATACTGTGGCGGATGCCTTTCTAGAGGCTCTGGCCGAG GCTGGCATCGACTACCTTTTCACCGTCCTTGGCTCAGATCATCCTAGTATTATCGAGGCCTATGTCCGCCGTCAAAATGACCCTGCCAGGCAATACCCCAAGATGGTACTCTTCCAACACGAG TTCGTGGCCATGTCCGCCGCCGATGGATATGCCCGAATGAGCCACAAGCCGGCCTGTGTGATCGCCCACGTGGACGTGGGGACTGCAGCGCTCGGTCAAGGCCTGCACAATGCATCTAGCGGACGCGCCCCGGTCGTGATCTTCGCCGGTGTCGCTCCATCCACTCTGCTGGGTGAAGCTCCGGGTTCGCGCTCGGAGCACGTCCAATGGTACCAGGACATTCGCGACCAGGCTGCGCTCGTGGCACCCTACAGTCGCTTCAGCGCAGAGATCAAGTCGCCGCATAATGTTGGTAGCCTGGTGCATCGCGCCGTTCTTATGGCCACTACTGGCTCCCCTGGCCCAGTTTACCTCACTGCCACACGCGAAATTCTTGCCACACCTGTACCTAGCCCGCAAACCCGCCTTAAGCCTGTCCCTTCTTGTCAGCTGGGCTCTCTATCCCCACAAGCGGTGGAGCTCATTGGCAGTGCGCTTCTCAATGCAAAGTCACCACTAGTAGTGACCGGATACCTGGGCCGGAACCACAGCGCCGTTCAGGAACTGATCAAACTGGCCGACACCATCCACGGCCTGCGGGTATTCGACTCCGAGCTTCGCGAAGTATGCTTCCCAGCTACGCACCCAGCCAGCGTAACGAGAGGAACCGGCGCCGCACCAGCTGTGCAAACCGCAGACGTtatcctcgtcctcgacgCCGACGTCCCCTGGATTCCCCGAcgcatccatccctcctccgaGGCAGTCATCTTCCACATCGACCTTGACCCACGCAAAGAGCGTATGAACATGTTCGACATtggagcagcagccacctTCCACGCCGATACGGGACTAGCACTAACTCAGCTCAACGCACACATcacctcctcgtcctctctCACTGATCTCCAGATCAGCTGGACTGATCGACGTGAGGCCCTGCGCACAGCCCACGCCGAAGGCCGCGCCCGCATTGACGCCCGAGCAACCAAGCTCCTCGAGACCCCGGATGCACCATGCAGCGTGGACTTTCTGTGCAGTCGCATTCGTGAACTTGTACCCAACGATACCATCTTCGTCACTGACTCCGTTACCAATCAAGTCGCCATGACCGAGCAGCTACAACTAACCCGCCCGGGCTCCCACCTTACCAAAGGAGGTAGCGGTCTCGGCTGGGCCGGAGGTGCCTCCATCGGCGTGAAGCTAGCCACAACACGATACGATATCTCTAATCGTCCAGATGTTCGCGTGAAGTCCGATACGAATTCACCTTTCATCTGTAACATCACCGGCGACGGGAGTTTTATCTTCTCTGTGCCGTCGGCAGTGTACTGGGCTAGTCATAGATATGGGTGTCCGTTCTTGACTGTGATTCTGAATAACGGTGGGTGGAATGCGACGAGGCAGTGTCTGGTGGATGTGCATCCCGGCGGTGAGGCGGCCAGCTTGTCGAGTAAGGAACTAGGGATCTCGTTGGTAGAGGACGGGCCGGATTATGGAGGAATTGCGAAGGCGGCTGCCAATGGTAATTTGTGGGCGACGAGGGTGAGGAGTGTAAAGGAGTTGGATGAGGCGCTGAGGGAGGGGGTTAGggttgtggttgaggaggggagaggggctgtggtggatgtggtggtgcAGTGA
- a CDS encoding uncharacterized protein (COG:S;~EggNog:ENOG410PS9A;~InterPro:IPR039438,IPR039713,IPR007513,IPR026939;~PFAM:PF04419,PF12907) gives MGNGAKAASKRERNAKDTKAGGKSQLKTNEAAKDIICMTCRSTFLKTTRAPALTEHAANKHNKTLQDCFPGFVEAPKK, from the exons ATGGGAAAC GGAGCCAAAGCCGCCTCCAAGCGCGAGCGCAACGCCAAGGACACCAAGGCTGGCGGCAAGTCGCAGTTGAAGACC AACGAAGCTGCAAAGGATATCATCTGCATGACTTGCAGGTCGACTTTCCTCAAGACTACTCGTGCTCCGGCCTTGACTGAGCATGCTGCCAACAAGCACAACAAGACCCTGCAGGACTGCTTCCCCGGCTTTGTGGAGGCGCCTAAGAAATGA
- a CDS encoding VOC family protein (COG:S;~EggNog:ENOG410PQZZ;~InterPro:IPR004360,IPR037523,IPR029068;~PFAM:PF00903), translating into MYHISKFPRNENCTIYNTMAAKFAIKSLDHLVLTVRSIPVSVAFYTSHLGMKHEVFSSPSSPDIQRHALLFGSQKINLHESGKEFEPKAQNVMPGSADLCFLTDTKVDNVLKALEEAKIDVLEGNKVVERTGAVGKIRSVYVRDPDGNLIEISNYC; encoded by the exons ATGTATCATATCTCCAAGTTCCCTCGAAACGAAAATTGTACCATCTACAACACTATGGCCGCCAAGTTTGCTATCAAGTCTTTAGACCACCTGGTCTTGACAGTCCGGTCCATCCCCGTCTCCGTCGCATTCTATACAAGCCATCTGGGGATGAAACATGAAGTCTTCTCTTCACCTAGCAGTCCAGACATTCAACG ACATGCCCTTCTCTTCGGGTCCCAGAAAATCAACCTGCACGAGAGCGGGAAGGAATTCGAGCCCAAGGCCCAGAATGTCATGCCAGGAAGCGCAGACCTCTGCTTTCTGACAGACACCAAAGTGGATAATGTTCTCAAAGCTCTCGAAGAAGCTAAGATCGACGTCCTCGAAGGTAACAAAGTCGTGGAACGCACGGGTGCGGTGGGGAAGATCCGGAGTGTTTATGTGCGTGATCCGGATGGCAACTTGATTGA AATATCAAACTACTGttaa